Proteins from a genomic interval of Microbacterium imperiale:
- a CDS encoding CoA-acylating methylmalonate-semialdehyde dehydrogenase, with amino-acid sequence MTTTTETADTSATGARPDSLDVVPHWIAGAAFPGSSTRTGDVFDPALGTVTKRVALADDADVAAAVGAATAAFPAWRDLSLARRQAVMFRFRELLDARKGELAEIITSEHGKVLSDALGEISRGQEVVEFATGLAHHLKGEFSENVSTGVDVYSLRQPLGVVGVISPFNFPAMVPMWFFPIAIAAGNTVVLKPSEKDPSAAVWIGELFREAGLPDGVFNVLQGDKVAVDGLLEHPEVRSISFVGSTPIAQYIYETAAKHGKRVQALGGAKNHMLVLPDADLDLVADSAVNAGFGSAGERCMAISVVVAVEPVADALIDRVKQRIAGLTIGDGRRSCDMGPLVTRQHRDKVASYIDIALADGADVVVDGRDVHPDGDPDGFWLGPTLIDRVPTSSRVYTEEIFGPVLSVVRVASYEEGVALINAGEFGNGTAIFTNDGGAARRFQNEVQVGMIGVNVPIPVPVATFSFGGWGQSLFGDTKAHGAEGVKFFTQQKAVTARWLDPSHGGVDLGFPQN; translated from the coding sequence ATGACGACCACGACCGAGACGGCGGACACCAGCGCCACCGGTGCCCGCCCCGACAGCCTCGACGTCGTCCCCCACTGGATCGCCGGTGCCGCGTTCCCGGGGTCGTCGACCCGAACCGGCGACGTCTTCGACCCGGCGCTCGGCACCGTCACGAAGCGGGTCGCGCTGGCCGACGACGCCGACGTCGCCGCGGCGGTGGGTGCGGCGACCGCCGCCTTCCCCGCGTGGCGCGATCTGTCGCTCGCCCGCCGGCAGGCGGTCATGTTCCGCTTCCGCGAGCTGCTCGATGCGCGCAAGGGCGAACTGGCCGAGATCATCACCTCGGAGCACGGGAAGGTGCTCTCGGATGCTCTCGGCGAGATCAGCCGGGGCCAGGAGGTCGTCGAGTTCGCCACGGGGCTCGCGCACCACCTCAAGGGGGAGTTCTCCGAGAACGTCTCGACCGGGGTCGACGTCTATTCGCTGCGCCAGCCCCTCGGCGTCGTCGGCGTCATCTCGCCGTTCAACTTCCCCGCGATGGTTCCGATGTGGTTCTTCCCGATCGCCATCGCGGCCGGGAACACCGTCGTGCTGAAGCCGAGCGAGAAGGACCCGTCCGCTGCGGTCTGGATCGGCGAACTGTTCCGCGAGGCGGGACTGCCCGACGGCGTGTTCAACGTCCTGCAGGGCGACAAGGTCGCCGTCGACGGGCTGCTGGAGCACCCCGAGGTCCGGTCGATCTCGTTCGTCGGGTCGACCCCGATCGCCCAGTACATCTACGAGACCGCGGCCAAGCACGGCAAGCGGGTGCAGGCGCTCGGCGGGGCGAAGAACCACATGCTCGTGCTGCCCGACGCCGATCTCGACCTCGTCGCCGACTCGGCCGTGAACGCCGGCTTCGGGTCCGCCGGTGAGCGGTGCATGGCGATCTCTGTCGTCGTCGCGGTGGAGCCCGTGGCCGACGCCCTCATCGATCGGGTGAAGCAGCGCATCGCGGGACTCACCATCGGCGACGGTCGTCGCTCGTGCGACATGGGGCCGCTGGTGACGAGGCAGCACCGCGACAAGGTCGCCTCGTACATCGACATCGCCCTCGCCGACGGCGCGGATGTCGTGGTCGACGGCCGCGACGTGCACCCCGACGGCGACCCGGACGGATTCTGGCTCGGACCGACCCTCATCGACCGCGTGCCCACCTCGTCTCGCGTCTACACCGAGGAGATCTTCGGCCCGGTGCTCTCCGTCGTCCGCGTCGCGTCGTACGAGGAGGGCGTCGCGCTGATCAACGCGGGCGAGTTCGGCAACGGCACGGCGATCTTCACCAACGACGGCGGCGCCGCACGGCGGTTCCAGAACGAGGTGCAGGTCGGCATGATCGGTGTCAACGTGCCGATCCCGGTGCCGGTCGCGACCTTCTCCTTCGGCGGGTGGGGGCAGTCGCTGTTCGGCGACACTAAGGCGCACGGAGCCGAGGGCGTGAAGTTCTTCACGCAGCAGAAGGCGGTCACCGCGCGCTGGCTCGACCCCAGCCACGGCGGCGTCGACCTGGGCTTCCCGCAGAATTGA
- the iolB gene encoding 5-deoxy-glucuronate isomerase codes for MTTNAWLFPRGTLAEGPWQSVVGDAVPGWAHTGLRVAELEGELQLPAGPVERMVVPLAGSFSVSAGADRWELTGRASVFAGPTDACYIGVGTSVRIEGSGRVAVAEAPATASLPGSYLSQDEVPVEIRGAGRSTRQVHNLGVPGALAAQKLIVCEVITPAENWSSYPPHKHDEQTAHESELEEIYYFEAAPARGALAPAGSRPFGMFTAYASDARPIDTAARVETGDIALVPYGYHGPAAAAPGYDLYYLNVMAGPGSERAWRITDDPAHGWVRSSWDAQSPDIRLPYLSEETDA; via the coding sequence ATGACGACGAATGCGTGGCTGTTCCCCCGCGGCACCCTCGCCGAGGGTCCGTGGCAGAGCGTGGTCGGCGACGCCGTGCCCGGCTGGGCGCACACGGGCCTGCGGGTGGCCGAACTCGAAGGCGAGCTCCAGCTGCCGGCGGGGCCGGTCGAGCGCATGGTCGTGCCGCTCGCGGGATCGTTCTCGGTCAGCGCGGGTGCGGACCGATGGGAGCTGACCGGGCGCGCCTCGGTCTTCGCGGGGCCCACCGACGCGTGCTACATCGGTGTCGGCACGTCGGTCCGCATCGAGGGGTCGGGCCGTGTCGCGGTCGCCGAGGCGCCGGCGACCGCGTCCCTGCCGGGCTCGTACCTGAGCCAGGACGAGGTGCCCGTCGAGATCCGCGGCGCCGGCCGCTCGACGCGTCAGGTGCACAATCTCGGGGTGCCCGGGGCCCTCGCGGCTCAGAAGCTCATCGTGTGCGAGGTCATCACGCCGGCCGAGAACTGGTCGTCGTACCCGCCGCACAAGCACGACGAGCAGACCGCCCACGAGAGCGAACTCGAGGAGATCTACTACTTCGAGGCCGCCCCGGCGCGTGGCGCGCTCGCGCCCGCCGGTTCCCGCCCGTTCGGCATGTTCACGGCCTACGCGTCCGACGCGCGGCCGATCGACACGGCCGCCCGCGTCGAGACCGGCGACATCGCACTCGTGCCCTACGGCTACCACGGCCCCGCTGCGGCGGCCCCCGGCTACGACCTCTACTACCTCAACGTCATGGCGGGGCCGGGCTCCGAACGCGCCTGGCGCATCACCGACGACCCGGCCCACGGCTGGGTCCGCTCGTCGTGGGACGCACAGAGCCCCGACATCCGTCTGCCGTATCTGTCCGAGGAGACCGACGCATGA